CAAAGAGAAGCAACCCGACTTGGGTTGCTTCTCTTTTATAAAACGTTTTCGATAAAATATTTAGCGATATTAAAGTAAATTAAAACAGATGTTAAGTCACTAAAAGTAGAAATAAACGGCCCACTGGCTACCGCCGGATCAAAACCAATCTTATCCATCAAAATAGGAATCAAACTCCCTGCCAAGTTCGCCACTGTGATTGCTGACAACATAGAGAATCCAATAATACCGCCTAGAATAAAATTGTTTTGCCAAATGCCCACTACTAAAGTAATGGCTAGACCGGTTACAACGCCGGAAATCAGTCCGGTCATTGTTTCTTGTGTCAACATCGCCATCCAATTCCGTTTTTCTGATTCTGGTTGACCAATTTTCCGCACGGCAACCGCCAATGATTGTGTCCCCGCATTACCGGCCGTACCCGTAATCAATGTTACAAATACTGATAAAATAGCTGCTTCTGATATAAGTCCTTCATAATTACTAATGAGTGATGAAGTCCCCATTCCCAAGAACAAGAGCGTAATCAGCCAAGGCAAACGTTTCCCAGCTGCTTTAAAGGGATTGGAAGTCGTCTCGTCAACGTCTACCGCCGCTAAACCGGAGTAGTCGCTAGTCGCTTCTTCGTGCATAACATCCAAAATATCATCGACTGTGATAATACCTAAAAGGATATTGTTCTCATCCACTACCGGCATCGCCAGGAAATCATAGTCACGCGCCACATGCGCCACATCTTCTTGATCATCGTCGACATTAACAGTTACAACCCGATCACTCATAATATCGCTAATCATGCTGTCTTCATGCGACATAATTAAATCACGTAAAGATAGAACACCAACTAATTGATTTTCATTATTAATAATATAGAGGTAATAAATCATTTCTGCTTCAGACGATTTACTTTTCAATAAGGCCATTGCGGAACGAACCGTTTGATTGGCCTTCAACGAAATAAATTCCGTCGTCATAATCGCGCCGGCCGTTTCGTCGTCATAATCGATAATATCGCGAATTTGTGATGCCTGTTCTCTATCCATCAGACGCAAATAAGTTGGTATCACTTCTTCAGGTAGTTGTTGTAACATATCTACCGCGTTATCCGTGTACATGTCTGCGAGCATATCGGCCGCATATTGTTTGTTCATTTCCATCAAATACACTTCGATAGATTCGACATCTTCTTCCAATATCTCAAACATATCAGACATTTCTTTTGGCGACAAATAATGATACATGCGGATGCGGTCTTCTTGCTCCAAACTCAAATAAATCTGGGTTTGGTCATAAAGAGGATAGGATAAGAAATTCTCGCGAAAAGCTTCCATATCTTCTTGTAATAATATTTCTTTTACATGTGCTGATTCATAATCAAGGTCGAACTCATATTGTTGTTCTTGCATCCATTACTCCTCCTTTTCCACGTTGGGATGCGATCCAGTTATAAAAATCCGCCGGTAGCGGCGAAACAATGGTCATTTCTTCTTCGGTAAAAGGATGGATAAACGATACTTCACGGCAATGCAGCGCCTGACGCGGCATCAAATCATCCGCACGACCGCCATATAAATTATCCCCTAACAGCGGTGCGCCCATATGTTCGAAATGAACCCGTATTTGATGCGTACGGCCTGTGTGCAGCTTAATGCGCACGAGTTCCCCTTCAGAAAATTTTTCTTCCCGCCAGTATTCCGTTAATGCTGCTTTCCCATCTTCTCTTACCATCCGGGTAATGATGGAATCTTCCGTCCGGCCGATTGGCGCATCAATAAAACCGTGATCCGCGGAAAAACGAGCCGTATCTGTCAAAATAGCGTAATAGATTTTTTCAATTGTCTTTTTACGCAATTGTTGATCCATTAAGGCATGCGTATATTTATTCTTGGCAAATAACATCACGCCTGTTGTATCACGATCCAAACGTGTAATGATATGAATCACCTGATCGGGATAGTTTTGCGATTGGTAGTAGCCCTTTACGCGGTTGGCCATCGACATATCCGGCTGCTGTCGCGACGGAATCGAAGCCACGCCGTACGGTTTGTCAACGACTAAAAAGTGCTCATCCTCAAATAAAATAGAAATAGGTATCGCACTCGGAACAGTCGTTTCATGCTCCCCTTCATCTGGAACATGCAGACTGATAAAGTCGCCCTGTTTCAAATGTGTACGCATATGCGATGCTTCACCATTGATACAAACTTTGCCCCCATGGTGACGAACTCGCGCTAATAATTTTCGTGAAACGCCTTGTTCTCTCAAGAACGTGCGTAACAAAATATCCTGATCCCGTTCAAAATGCCATTCATAAATCACATCTATTGCTCCAATTCTTATCAACAGAAAACCTGCCGAAATATTCCGCAGGTTTCTAGTATCTTAATAACTTTTCTCGTAGTCTATCACATTTATAGTTGGTTTTCCATTTTGGGCATACGACGCAACGTTTGGCCCAATCACAGAAAAGAGTGCCTCACGAAAATGCGCTATGCTTCCGGAATTATGCGGAGAAATCATTATTTTCTCGTGCTGCCAAAGGGGACTGTCTTCTTCCAATGGCTCATTATTGAAAACATCCAAAGCTGCAAAGGCTAAAATGTCTTGATTCAACGCCTCGATCAAATCGTCTATTACAACGGAACTTCCGCGCCCAACGTTAACAAACAGCGTCCCTGGCTTCATTTTAGCAAAGCGCTCTTTATCAAAAAAAGCGATTGTTTGGGGCGTTTGTGGTAAGATACTGACAACTACATCTGCCTCTTTCAAGTGGTTGGTACTTTCCGCTTGTGAATAGGTCTCATCCACTTCTTCCACTTTTTTCCCGGAAGTATTGACACCGATCACCCGCATCCCGAATGCCTTGGCCACAACAGTCAACTGGCGCCCGATATTCCCAACTCCAAAAATCATCAGCGTCTTTTCATGCAGCTGTTCTGTTTGAACCGCTACATCCCATCTTTGATTTTCTTGGTTTCTCTTTAACTTTCCAAAGTCACGTAAATAATAGAGCAAGGCACCAATTACATATTCAGTGATGGTATATTTATGGATTCCACTGGCATTGGTTAGAATAATTCCTTTTTGATGCAATTCCTCCAGCGGCAAATAATTGATCCCTGCTGAAATCGCCTGAACCCACTTCAAGTTTGGCAATTTACTTGCTTCCCAAAGCTCTTGAATGTCCGGTGTCCAATGAACAATAATTTCTGTCTCGGCCAATTTTGCTTCTTCGGGCTCCAGTAAAACTTCATAATCTGGCAATGATTGTCTGATTTCGTCTAAATGTTTATCTTTTAAAGGTCGCATAATTAGTATGTTTGGCACTTTAATGACTCCCATCCTGATAATCCTGTTCTCCAACTTTCCCAATAAATGCATTTTCTACACGATTCCAAAAATGCATATGACGATAACGTGCAAAATGTACACGTTCTTTGGCAATCCGATACACAATTTTTTCAATTTGTTGATTTTCGAACGTTAAATTGTCTATCGCTAAAATCAAACCTTTTTGGTCGGCCGCCTCCACCACAATCCACTCATCCTTGGCAATAACCATGGGTGAACTAAGGGTTCGGTAAATGCGATTGTTAACGGAAGCTAACTCTGTTAATTGAATCGCTTCGGTACGCGGGTGAATAACGGCTCCACCTAACGATTTGCTGAGACCAGTCGAACCGGTCGGCGTTGCGACACAGATGCCGTCTCCTCTAAAGGTTTCAAATAATTCATCTTTAACGAAAACATCACACACCATCGTACCATCAATTTTCTTTAATACGACTTCATTCAAAGCTAAAAAGCGCTTTGGTTCAGTTTCGTCGCGGTACTTCACGCGCACATCCAAAAGTGGATAGCTGACACTCTCCCCTTTATCATGTTTTAAACCTTCTAACATGTCATCCAGTTCATAGTCACGCCAATCCGTATAAAAACCCAGATGTCCTGTGTGAATTCCAATAAAACGAACCGTATTTAGTAAATGACTATATTTATGAAACGCCGAGATAAGTGTTCCGTCTCCGCCGATTGTCACAACGAGCTGAGGATTCTCTTCATCAATAACAATCGCTGTCCCGGCTGTTTTACGGATAAAGTCCTCGGCTAGAGCAACTGTCTTCGGTTTATCATAACTGACTAATGCTACACGCATATTAAGCACTCCTAATCGACATTCTTCTTTTTATCTGAAAAGTAATAATTGGCTTCCATAATTTCTTCGCGAATTTCCGACATTTCTTTGTCCAAAAGAAACGCCGCTTCGGCTGCTCTAATCAAACGATTATGTAATTCCTGTGGGTATTCCCCCATATATTTGTAGTTTAAAGTATGTTCAATGGTCGCCCAAAAGTTCATTGCCAAAGTTCGTATTTGTATTTCACAAATAACAATTTTCTCCCCTTCAATACGCTGAACCGGGTACTCAATTACCAGATGGTACGAACGATACCCACTTGCTTTTTTATTCGTAATGTAGTCGCGTTCAATGGTGATTTCGAAATCCTTACGACTGCGCAGCAAACGTACTACTTCATGAATATCTTCTACAAACTGACACATGATGCGGATACCGGCAATATCCTGGATATCCTCTTCTAAACGGTCCAAAGCGATGTTACGTATTTCAGCTTTCTCCAAAATACTTTCTTTGGTTTTTACTCGCCCCGTAATAAACTCGATCGGCGCATGTGAGTTGGTTTCACGATATTGCTTACGAATGCCTTTTAGTTTAATTTTTAACTCTTCAACTGCTTGTTCATAGGGAGCAAGAAAGACACCCCAGTCTTCGACAAATTCATTTTCCATTCCCGACACCCATTCTTACGATTAGATTATAAGTATATTTTAGCATAATTTACCTTATTCGTATGTCTAAATGCGCCTTTTTCGGAACGTTATGATACTATTAGGAGAAGATGAGAACGATTTTGTTCGTTTTTTATAAGAAAGGTCGTGAGCGGATGAGCCAACAAGTAGAAACAGAACTCAAAAATTTACTTACTAAAGAAGAATATGAAATGCTTATTATTGATTTTAACTTAGAGGATACGGAACCTGTTCAACAGACAAATGTGTATTATGACAGCCCGGACTGGAAGTTACGCAAGCTGGGGATGGGTCTGCGTATTCGTCTATATGATAATTATGCAGAACAGACTTTGAAGTCGCCGATTAGTGAACACAAAATGTTGGAGACGACAGATCGCCTGACCCATGAAGAAGGACAGAACTTTGTCGATAGCGGCGAACTGAAGCGAGATGGCTTTATCGCAAAAAAATTGGCGGAGCATAGCATTAATGTCGCCGATTTGGAACAGGTGGGACAACTTTCAACGGTCCGGTATGAAATTCCGGCTGAATCTGGAACCTACTTCCTAGATGCAAGCTACTACCAAGATCAAAATGATTACGAATTGGAATACGAAACAGATGATTTAGAGAACGGTATTCGCGAATTTGAACAATTTCTTATTGCTCGAAATATCAACCGCCGGGAAACCGTCCAAAAGATTGCCCGTGCTCTAAAGTACCCCAATAAGTAACATATGTTTATTGATTGACTAAGTTAAAGAACATAATTTTCAAGCTTTCTGTGCTTTTGTGGCAACATTGTGAACATATGTGTATTTTAAGATGCCTTTCGTAGGCATCTTATTTTACTTCCATCCTTTTTTTGTCATATAATAATAGCAGTATAAGAACTACATCTAATAGAAATGTAAGTCCGTTTCTGTAGATGATGTCCTCACATTTGAATGGAACAAAACACAGTATAAAGAAGGGATATTATGCAATCTAATAATAATTCATATCGCAAATTAAATCCCTCTCAACACGTTTTCGAGCTTTACTTATTTGTTAATCCAATTGGTTTAAAATGTCTGAACTCTGAACATGAAGTTCTGCATTTTATTGAAAGTCTTGAATTAAATGAGGGATTTAAGGTCCATTTCCGTTTCCTGACATTCCATAACTTTAGCACCGTCACCCAGTACATGAAGCGTTTAAATATGCCAACGAATGATTTACAATTGCGTAATCAAATTTACGAAACCATCTATGAGGCTAGTCTCGCTTATAAAGCTGCATTGATGCAAGGCAAAAAACGCGGAAGAAAATTTTTGATGCTTCTGCAAAAAGAATTAAACATTAATATGGCCGAGTACTCTTCTGACCTATTGATCGAAGTTGCTAAAGGCGCAAATCTGGATGTAGAAATGTTTCTTGAAGATAAGGCATCATCTTTTGTGAAAAGTAGTTACGATGCTGACCAAAAAATAGCGCAAGAGATGAATATCTCAAACAACCCTTCTTTGGTCATTTTTGATAACTTCAATCAACAATTTGGTGTTTTACTGGAAGATGTCATTAATTGTGAACTAATTGAAAAAGCATTCAATCATGCGAATTCATTAGATCACCAGTCACAAATGCCACACCAGAAAAAAGCCCGCTCAGTCGGAAAAAGTTACTTACAGATTATTAAATAAAATCAGAGGGTGGGACCGCGGTCCCACCCTCTTTCTGTATCTATAGTAAAGGGGACGGGAAAAACTCCCGGCCCCTTTACTATTAACGGATAATAGTGGCGTTGCTCAAAAAGACAAATCCGACGTCCACTCTATTCTATTCCGCTGCTAAAAGTTCTTCCAGTTCGTTCAAGCGTGCTTCAAATACTTTCATTGCATCTTCTAAGTATGTCGCATCTGTCATGTCCAAACCAGCTTTCTTCATCACTTCAATTGGGTAATCGCTGCTTCCTGATTTCAGGTATGTCAGATATTTATCCAATGCACCCTCTTCGCCTTCCAAGATACGTTTAGATAGTGCTGTTGCTGCAGCAAAACCTGTCGCATATTGGTAAACATAGTGGTTGTAGTAGAAGTGTGGAATGCGTGACCATTCCAAGGCAATATTTTCATCACGTTCAACAGCATCGCCGTAGTAACGTGCATTTAGATCAGCATAGTACTCTGTCATGAACTCTTGTGTCAAAGGAATGCCTTCTTGCGCTTTTTGGTGGATGTAATGTTCAAATTCCGCAAATTGTGACTGACGGAAAACAGTTCCTTTGAAACCATCCAAGTAGTGGTTCAAAACATAGATACGAACAGCTGGATTCGTTTGAGTTTTCAATAAATAGTCTGTTAAAATATTTTCGTTTGTCGTTGAAGCAATCTCAGCTAAGAAAATAGAGTAATCGCCATACGCATATGGTTGGCTGTTACGTGTGTGGTAGCTGTGAACACTGTGACCTAATTCGTGAACCAATGTATACAGTTGGTTCATAGAGTTTTGCCAGTTCATCAAGATGTACGGATTTGTATCGTATGCCCCTGAAGAATAAGCGCCCGAACGTTTTCCTTCGTTTTCGTACCAGTCAATCCAACGATTATCAAATGCTTCTTTCAAAATACCTTGGTACTCTTCACCTAATGGCTCCAAAGATTTCAATGTCGTTTCTGTTGCTTCTTCGATTGTATAGGCAATCGGTGCATCACCTGTTAAAGGTGTATACATGTCGTACATATACAACTCATCAACGTTCAATAATTTTTTACGTAGTTCAACGTAGCGATGTAGCAACGGTAAATTTTTGTTTACAACTTCCAACAGTGTATCGTATACGCTCTCTGGAATGTTGTTGTTTGCTAGTGACGCTGCACGAGCAGACGAGAAGTTACGGATTTTTGCATTGAAGTTATGTGACTTCACGTGTGTTGACAAAGTAGATGCGAATGTATTTTTCAAACCACGGTATGTTGTATAAAGAGCCTCATAAGCCTCTTTACGAACTTCGCGATTTGAACTTTCCATCAATTTACCATATAGACCATGGGATAGTTTAACTTCATTACCTTCTTCGTCTTTTACAGTTGGGAATTCGATATCCGCGTTATTCAAAACAGAGAATGTTTGGCTGGATGCAGAAAGAATTTCTGATGCGCCTGCCAAAAGTTCTTCTTCACGGGCACTCAAGACGTGCTCACGTTGTGAAGTTAAATCGTTTAATAGATGCTCATATTTTTTCAGGCCTTCGTTTTCAGCCATGAATGCAGCTAATTTTTCTTCAGGAATAGCCAAAACTTCAGGATTGAACCATGATGATGCTTCACCAAGTTCTGTTAGGACTGCCATTGAACGCGCGTGTAACGTTTGATACGTGTTATCTGCTGTATCTTGATCGTTTTTCAAATGTGAGTACACATAAACACGTTCAACTTTTTGATTCGCTTTTAGCGATGTCTCAATCGCTTTCAACAAAGCGTCACTGCTTTCGCCGACTGTTCCTTGTAGTGCTTTTACTTCTTTTGCCAAAGCGCTGACTTCGCTTAACGCTGCTTCAAAAGCTTGATCATTTTCGAAAATGCTTGTTAAATCCCAAGTCATTTCTTCAGCGACTTCATGTCGTTTTGGTAGTTCTTTAAATTCTGCCATTGTTTGGCCTCCTCATTCTTATTTCACATTAATAATCTTAACATACTCTCATTTATTTAGAAGTAAAAAAGTTTGAACTTGCCATTTTTTTGCACAAGCAAAACATTTCAAAAGCTTTTTTTGCCTGGAGCTTTTGAAATGTTTTTTGTTTGTTCATATTTAGTTCATATGGCTACGAATCGCTTCGGCAAGTGCTTCGTATTCTTCATTTGATAAAAATGTTTTTTCTGGGTTCATTGCAAATGGTGCATTCCACTCGAATTCGTCTTTGTATTTTGGTACAAGGTGGAAATGCAGATGGTGACCGGAATCGCCGTAAGCACCGTAATTTACTTTGTCTGGGCTAAAAGCAGCATGTTGTGCTTTTGCTACTTTCGCAACATCGGCAAAGAAGGCGTTACGCTGATCGTCAGATAAAGCTGTCAATTCACTTACGTGGTGTTTTGAAGCAACAATCACGCGTCCTTTGTGGCTTTGTTCTTTAAAGATGTAGACCTTTGTTTCGTCCAATTCGATACATGGGTATCCAAAGGCTGCTAATAGGTCTCCACCCATACAGTATGCACAATCTTGAATATTCATTTTTATTCCTCCTAATCATTTGCTTCATTTAATACTATTATAACATCAAAAAAATCGAGTCAGTATTCTTTGGTTTGAACTTGCCACCTTTTCTCACCGAGTCTTTTCAACACTTTCGCTCGTTCCAGCTCTGCGATAAATTCCAGAAGCGGTTCTAGTGGCTCATGGAGGTAAAGTGCATCATATTGGGGTATCGCCTGACTAAAGGCTTTTAGGTCCTGGACAGTTATGGATTTCCTAAACTTCGCCAGTAGCTGGTACCGCCATATATAGCTTGGTTGACAGAACTCTAACGTCTTGGAAGGTGTCGTAAAGATATAGTTCGGTAATGAATGGACGGTGTGCCCTCCTAAATAGATATCCAGTAAAAAGTCACGGTGGACGGCATCTTTTCGTTTTAGTAAAAGTAAGTGATTCTGATAAGTCATTGCCGCTTTTTTTCGTGGATAATTGGGTTGCGGCTTATTAAAGAGTGTCTCAAATGAAGGGAAGTCCAAATCACTTAAAATGATGGAAAATTGCTTTTTTTGCAGACGGTTACGGGTATCGAAGTGTAAATCGTGATACATGTGCAGAGTATTTTGATTGCTGTCGAGGCAAATAAGCGTATTATTTTTCTGCCTGAAAGCAGCGATGCGTTCTGTATAAGTGGTGGGAACATAATCCATTCCACAAATCCAGTAGACTTCATAACCTTTACTCATGTACCCATCCGTACGTTCTTTCAAACGGGCAAACGGAATCGAACTGCATTGGTACTCAAGGGCAATCCTCCGATTTTGGTAAGTCACCAATAAATCGGGGCGCTGCTTCAATTCAGGCAGCCAGGCTTCCATTTCAACGGGAATATTTAGTTTGGTAAGCCACTCAAAGAGGCGCTGTTTTCCTAAAAGATGCTGGGGCGTTTCCCCTTCGGAAAATTGGTGGCATTCGGCACCTGCATAATGGGCAAAATGTGCCATTATTTTAGGTCCCTTTTTCAAAAATACGGGTTTGTTGCACCCTGGACAACTCACGGGAATGGTTCGGGTGTAGTCAGAGGCACTAATTCTTTCATTCATTTGTGTCAAAGCAAAAAACATCTTATTAACCTCCTTTTATCTCTCTGTATATAGATAAGCAAAAAAAGGCGAAAAGCTTTTTTGGCAGGTGATTTTTAAGATGTTTCTTAGAATTGGCTAGTTTGGTTCGCCCAACGAAACTGGATATTTGTCCAAGTTTTTCATTAAGTAGACGCTCTGATCAGGCGAATAGTAGTAAAAATTATCGTCTTTACTGAGTACAATGAGTTGGTTTTCTTGTTCTGATTTGATGAGATAAGCTTCGTCGGTGTCAGTTGAAATATAAGTTCCCTCATCTACTAAATTCGAATTTTCGTAAACTTCATAGGTCCCGTCTTGGAAGAAAGAAAGCATATAGATGTCCGGCGGCATGGTTTCAGATTGGTAAGAGCCAATTAGTTTGGGTTGAGGATCTGATGATATTTTCAACAACGTAATACTCAAAATAACAACTACTACAGAAAGAACAAGGATGATGACATCCACTTTCTTTTTCACAGAACGACCCCTTTTCGAATTTGGTGAATATTTACCTCTATTATATAGAAGAAAGGCTATTTAAAGTAGGATTGAACGAAGAAATTTTGGATGAATCGTGCCCGTTACACCGGCATTCGTTGGTTTATAAATTCTTGTACGCCGGTTTAAATGACTTTTTACCGGCGTACAGGGATTTCGAATTCTTTGTATGCCGGTAGTTTGTCACTTTTACCGGCTTACAGGTGGTTCCAAATTCCTGTATGCCGGTAGTTTGTCACTTTTACCGGCTTACAGGTGGTTCCAAATTCCTGTATGCCGGTAGTTTGTCACTTTTACCGGCTTACAGGTGGTTCCAAATTCCTGTATGCCGGTCTCTCTGGCATCAACGTACAAAAAAACGAGTCAGCTACAATGAGCTAACTCGTTACATGTTATTTGAAATAGTGACGTGCACTTTCCAAGGCATCTTGATTCATAATCAACTGACCATATTCTCCAAGAACTTCGGGCGTGGTATTTGCTTCTTCGCCGAATTCAAGGATTATAGCGATTTGATTGTCGAGATTCGTATCAACCATTTCATC
This genomic interval from Jeotgalibaca porci contains the following:
- the mgtE gene encoding magnesium transporter — encoded protein: MQEQQYEFDLDYESAHVKEILLQEDMEAFRENFLSYPLYDQTQIYLSLEQEDRIRMYHYLSPKEMSDMFEILEEDVESIEVYLMEMNKQYAADMLADMYTDNAVDMLQQLPEEVIPTYLRLMDREQASQIRDIIDYDDETAGAIMTTEFISLKANQTVRSAMALLKSKSSEAEMIYYLYIINNENQLVGVLSLRDLIMSHEDSMISDIMSDRVVTVNVDDDQEDVAHVARDYDFLAMPVVDENNILLGIITVDDILDVMHEEATSDYSGLAAVDVDETTSNPFKAAGKRLPWLITLLFLGMGTSSLISNYEGLISEAAILSVFVTLITGTAGNAGTQSLAVAVRKIGQPESEKRNWMAMLTQETMTGLISGVVTGLAITLVVGIWQNNFILGGIIGFSMLSAITVANLAGSLIPILMDKIGFDPAVASGPFISTFSDLTSVLIYFNIAKYFIENVL
- a CDS encoding RluA family pseudouridine synthase encodes the protein MIYEWHFERDQDILLRTFLREQGVSRKLLARVRHHGGKVCINGEASHMRTHLKQGDFISLHVPDEGEHETTVPSAIPISILFEDEHFLVVDKPYGVASIPSRQQPDMSMANRVKGYYQSQNYPDQVIHIITRLDRDTTGVMLFAKNKYTHALMDQQLRKKTIEKIYYAILTDTARFSADHGFIDAPIGRTEDSIITRMVREDGKAALTEYWREEKFSEGELVRIKLHTGRTHQIRVHFEHMGAPLLGDNLYGGRADDLMPRQALHCREVSFIHPFTEEEMTIVSPLPADFYNWIASQRGKGGVMDARTTI
- a CDS encoding NAD(P)-dependent oxidoreductase; the encoded protein is MPNILIMRPLKDKHLDEIRQSLPDYEVLLEPEEAKLAETEIIVHWTPDIQELWEASKLPNLKWVQAISAGINYLPLEELHQKGIILTNASGIHKYTITEYVIGALLYYLRDFGKLKRNQENQRWDVAVQTEQLHEKTLMIFGVGNIGRQLTVVAKAFGMRVIGVNTSGKKVEEVDETYSQAESTNHLKEADVVVSILPQTPQTIAFFDKERFAKMKPGTLFVNVGRGSSVVIDDLIEALNQDILAFAALDVFNNEPLEEDSPLWQHEKIMISPHNSGSIAHFREALFSVIGPNVASYAQNGKPTINVIDYEKSY
- a CDS encoding NAD kinase, which translates into the protein MRVALVSYDKPKTVALAEDFIRKTAGTAIVIDEENPQLVVTIGGDGTLISAFHKYSHLLNTVRFIGIHTGHLGFYTDWRDYELDDMLEGLKHDKGESVSYPLLDVRVKYRDETEPKRFLALNEVVLKKIDGTMVCDVFVKDELFETFRGDGICVATPTGSTGLSKSLGGAVIHPRTEAIQLTELASVNNRIYRTLSSPMVIAKDEWIVVEAADQKGLILAIDNLTFENQQIEKIVYRIAKERVHFARYRHMHFWNRVENAFIGKVGEQDYQDGSH
- a CDS encoding GTP pyrophosphokinase; this encodes MENEFVEDWGVFLAPYEQAVEELKIKLKGIRKQYRETNSHAPIEFITGRVKTKESILEKAEIRNIALDRLEEDIQDIAGIRIMCQFVEDIHEVVRLLRSRKDFEITIERDYITNKKASGYRSYHLVIEYPVQRIEGEKIVICEIQIRTLAMNFWATIEHTLNYKYMGEYPQELHNRLIRAAEAAFLLDKEMSEIREEIMEANYYFSDKKKNVD
- a CDS encoding CYTH domain-containing protein; the protein is MRTILFVFYKKGRERMSQQVETELKNLLTKEEYEMLIIDFNLEDTEPVQQTNVYYDSPDWKLRKLGMGLRIRLYDNYAEQTLKSPISEHKMLETTDRLTHEEGQNFVDSGELKRDGFIAKKLAEHSINVADLEQVGQLSTVRYEIPAESGTYFLDASYYQDQNDYELEYETDDLENGIREFEQFLIARNINRRETVQKIARALKYPNK
- a CDS encoding DsbA family protein; its protein translation is MQSNNNSYRKLNPSQHVFELYLFVNPIGLKCLNSEHEVLHFIESLELNEGFKVHFRFLTFHNFSTVTQYMKRLNMPTNDLQLRNQIYETIYEASLAYKAALMQGKKRGRKFLMLLQKELNINMAEYSSDLLIEVAKGANLDVEMFLEDKASSFVKSSYDADQKIAQEMNISNNPSLVIFDNFNQQFGVLLEDVINCELIEKAFNHANSLDHQSQMPHQKKARSVGKSYLQIIK
- the pepF gene encoding oligoendopeptidase F, producing MAEFKELPKRHEVAEEMTWDLTSIFENDQAFEAALSEVSALAKEVKALQGTVGESSDALLKAIETSLKANQKVERVYVYSHLKNDQDTADNTYQTLHARSMAVLTELGEASSWFNPEVLAIPEEKLAAFMAENEGLKKYEHLLNDLTSQREHVLSAREEELLAGASEILSASSQTFSVLNNADIEFPTVKDEEGNEVKLSHGLYGKLMESSNREVRKEAYEALYTTYRGLKNTFASTLSTHVKSHNFNAKIRNFSSARAASLANNNIPESVYDTLLEVVNKNLPLLHRYVELRKKLLNVDELYMYDMYTPLTGDAPIAYTIEEATETTLKSLEPLGEEYQGILKEAFDNRWIDWYENEGKRSGAYSSGAYDTNPYILMNWQNSMNQLYTLVHELGHSVHSYHTRNSQPYAYGDYSIFLAEIASTTNENILTDYLLKTQTNPAVRIYVLNHYLDGFKGTVFRQSQFAEFEHYIHQKAQEGIPLTQEFMTEYYADLNARYYGDAVERDENIALEWSRIPHFYYNHYVYQYATGFAAATALSKRILEGEEGALDKYLTYLKSGSSDYPIEVMKKAGLDMTDATYLEDAMKVFEARLNELEELLAAE
- a CDS encoding HIT family protein; amino-acid sequence: MNIQDCAYCMGGDLLAAFGYPCIELDETKVYIFKEQSHKGRVIVASKHHVSELTALSDDQRNAFFADVAKVAKAQHAAFSPDKVNYGAYGDSGHHLHFHLVPKYKDEFEWNAPFAMNPEKTFLSNEEYEALAEAIRSHMN
- a CDS encoding competence protein CoiA, giving the protein MFFALTQMNERISASDYTRTIPVSCPGCNKPVFLKKGPKIMAHFAHYAGAECHQFSEGETPQHLLGKQRLFEWLTKLNIPVEMEAWLPELKQRPDLLVTYQNRRIALEYQCSSIPFARLKERTDGYMSKGYEVYWICGMDYVPTTYTERIAAFRQKNNTLICLDSNQNTLHMYHDLHFDTRNRLQKKQFSIILSDLDFPSFETLFNKPQPNYPRKKAAMTYQNHLLLLKRKDAVHRDFLLDIYLGGHTVHSLPNYIFTTPSKTLEFCQPSYIWRYQLLAKFRKSITVQDLKAFSQAIPQYDALYLHEPLEPLLEFIAELERAKVLKRLGEKRWQVQTKEY